The following coding sequences are from one Desulfosporosinus orientis DSM 765 window:
- a CDS encoding ATP-binding protein, translating into MKIPHLKLGTQIAILSFILVLLSVLIAGVVIVNRISGKMEQEIGSRAMAIARTVAQLQEVQENLSKEEGSKKIQPLAERIRIATGVEYIVIFNMERIRYSHPYLDRVGTVFNDGDEGPALQRKEYLSQAVGVLGPSIRAFVPVLTDEGTRQVGVVAVGILVPTIRDIISTLRIQLYSSLLVGLALGVAGSFYLARNIKKNMFSLEPEEIARMLEERVAIFQAMDEGVVALDINQRITVINEKACRIAGITKTVLGAPLYDLEEFKVFAELQKGRDPAETTELRLGQTWVLINFMPVKVKEQVVGQVITIKDKTEVRKMAEELTGVKTFIEALRVQNHESLNKLHTIAGLIQLNKVQDAMEYVYKVTEEQQEVTKFLSKKIRHPSVAGLMLGKYNRGKELKVEVIFDEDSSLGDLPESLDSNTLTIILGNLLENAMEAVVGKELCEVHCRIKQEETELVISIEDTGAGIAPDDEAKVFQWGFSTKGTENRGIGLPLVKQTVERLGGTIDLESGKWGTRFGVRIPLSQVHNV; encoded by the coding sequence ATGAAGATACCCCATCTGAAATTGGGAACCCAAATTGCTATCCTCTCCTTTATTTTAGTGTTGCTATCTGTTCTTATTGCCGGGGTTGTTATTGTCAATCGTATTTCAGGCAAGATGGAACAAGAAATTGGCTCACGAGCAATGGCGATTGCTCGTACTGTGGCACAGCTGCAAGAGGTTCAAGAAAATTTAAGTAAGGAAGAAGGTTCAAAAAAAATTCAGCCGCTGGCAGAGCGAATTCGTATTGCTACAGGTGTAGAATATATTGTCATCTTTAATATGGAGAGAATTCGTTATTCACACCCCTATCTGGACCGGGTCGGAACAGTTTTTAATGATGGGGATGAGGGACCGGCCCTGCAAAGAAAAGAATATCTTTCCCAAGCGGTAGGAGTCTTAGGGCCGTCTATTCGGGCCTTTGTGCCGGTTCTGACGGATGAAGGCACTCGTCAAGTCGGCGTGGTTGCCGTCGGAATTCTTGTTCCTACCATTCGGGATATTATCAGTACCTTGAGAATACAACTTTATTCTTCTTTATTAGTTGGTTTAGCTCTGGGAGTGGCCGGGTCCTTTTATTTAGCCAGAAATATTAAGAAAAACATGTTTTCCCTGGAACCTGAAGAGATTGCCCGAATGTTAGAAGAACGGGTAGCTATCTTTCAAGCCATGGATGAAGGAGTAGTGGCCCTGGATATTAATCAGCGGATTACCGTCATTAATGAAAAAGCTTGCCGTATCGCTGGAATCACGAAGACTGTTCTGGGTGCTCCTTTATACGATCTTGAAGAATTCAAGGTTTTTGCCGAATTACAAAAGGGGAGAGATCCTGCGGAAACAACGGAACTTCGCTTAGGCCAAACTTGGGTACTTATCAATTTTATGCCTGTTAAGGTAAAGGAACAAGTCGTGGGACAAGTGATAACTATTAAGGATAAGACGGAAGTTCGTAAAATGGCTGAGGAATTAACAGGTGTAAAAACATTTATTGAAGCTTTAAGAGTTCAAAATCATGAGTCATTAAATAAATTGCACACTATCGCCGGGCTGATTCAGTTAAATAAGGTCCAGGATGCCATGGAATATGTCTATAAAGTAACGGAGGAGCAGCAGGAAGTTACTAAGTTTCTCAGTAAAAAGATTAGGCATCCCAGTGTGGCAGGATTGATGTTGGGAAAATATAACCGTGGCAAAGAACTTAAAGTAGAAGTCATTTTTGATGAAGATTCAAGTCTGGGAGATCTTCCGGAGAGCCTGGACAGCAACACTCTTACAATTATCTTGGGAAATTTGCTGGAAAATGCCATGGAAGCGGTTGTGGGCAAAGAGCTATGTGAGGTGCATTGCCGGATCAAACAAGAAGAAACAGAGCTGGTGATCAGTATCGAGGATACTGGGGCAGGAATTGCTCCTGATGACGAAGCTAAAGTATTTCAGTGGGGATTTTCTACAAAAGGGACTGAGAATCGAGGGATTGGTCTGCCTTTAGTTAAACAAACAGTGGAAAGGCTGGGTGGAACGATTGATTTGGAATCCGGAAAGTGGGGGACTCGCTTTGGAGTCAGAATTCCCCTAAGTCAAGTACACAATGTCTGA
- a CDS encoding DctP family TRAP transporter solute-binding subunit, which yields MAWKRWSFIILFLLLGLPGCESRVIDGQQVNRKEKIIIRFSHVVAENTPKGLAAIRFARLISERSGGTIEIQVFPDSQLFKDGEEFEALSRGDVEMIAPATSKISQLLPEWQIWDLPYLFSNLESVHQVMDGPVGRSLLKQLEEKNMVGLAMWDNGFKNLTNNIHPILSPVDFNGLSFRVMSPGILEDQFTYFGADTVLLPFNDVYKALQDGTVQGQENTISNIYTKRFSQVQKYLTLSQHGFLGYAVVMNKTFWDQLPGSARELIEKTMAEVTLWERETAERLNEVQLEEIEKNNLVTIHTLTNQEKTQWKKDFSSVYDKFEENNDSKLLEEAQKWSEPKENN from the coding sequence ATGGCTTGGAAGCGCTGGAGTTTCATAATCTTATTTCTGTTGCTTGGCTTACCGGGTTGTGAAAGTAGAGTGATTGACGGACAGCAAGTAAATAGGAAGGAAAAAATCATTATCAGGTTCTCCCATGTGGTCGCTGAAAATACACCCAAAGGACTAGCAGCCATACGTTTTGCCCGTCTCATCTCGGAACGGTCCGGCGGTACCATTGAAATCCAGGTTTTTCCTGACTCTCAGCTATTTAAGGATGGTGAAGAATTCGAAGCTTTAAGTCGGGGAGATGTAGAAATGATTGCACCAGCCACATCAAAAATATCCCAATTGTTACCTGAATGGCAAATCTGGGACTTACCCTACCTGTTTAGCAATTTGGAAAGTGTTCATCAAGTCATGGATGGACCGGTGGGACGATCCTTACTGAAACAGTTAGAGGAAAAGAATATGGTGGGGCTGGCCATGTGGGATAACGGTTTTAAAAATTTGACAAACAACATTCATCCAATTCTAAGCCCTGTTGATTTTAACGGATTAAGTTTTCGAGTTATGTCCCCGGGTATATTGGAGGATCAGTTTACCTATTTTGGGGCGGATACGGTACTTCTCCCCTTTAATGATGTCTATAAGGCTTTGCAGGATGGAACAGTCCAAGGACAGGAAAATACAATTTCCAATATTTATACCAAAAGATTTTCTCAAGTACAAAAGTATTTAACCTTAAGCCAGCATGGATTTTTGGGCTATGCAGTGGTTATGAATAAAACTTTTTGGGATCAATTGCCTGGCTCGGCTCGTGAGCTAATCGAAAAAACCATGGCGGAAGTAACACTTTGGGAGAGAGAAACTGCTGAGAGGTTAAACGAAGTGCAATTGGAAGAGATTGAAAAAAACAATCTCGTGACAATACACACATTAACAAATCAGGAAAAGACACAGTGGAAAAAAGACTTCTCTTCGGTTTATGACAAATTTGAAGAGAATAATGATTCTAAGCTTCTAGAGGAAGCGCAGAAATGGAGTGAGCCTAAGGAAAACAATTAA
- a CDS encoding TRAP transporter small permease, whose translation MKKFWQAFEFIEDIVSGGLLSLGVAMIFYGVIMRYVFNDARSWVDEISQYTIIWGTLIGTSVALRNDHHIKVDMLFNVLPKKFQRYVTLFAHTVGIVFSFFLGFYGFELVSFTHNTGQVSTDVGVPLYIVYSILPLTGILLTFRFMIKFYEAARKAGKVGNVSERR comes from the coding sequence ATGAAAAAGTTTTGGCAAGCCTTTGAATTCATTGAAGACATCGTTTCGGGGGGACTTCTGTCCTTAGGAGTTGCCATGATCTTTTATGGTGTCATTATGCGCTATGTGTTTAATGATGCACGTTCCTGGGTTGATGAAATATCCCAATATACTATTATCTGGGGTACGTTGATTGGCACCAGTGTTGCTCTGCGTAATGATCATCATATTAAGGTAGATATGCTATTTAATGTCTTGCCGAAAAAATTTCAGCGCTATGTAACATTGTTTGCCCACACCGTTGGGATTGTTTTTAGCTTTTTTTTGGGGTTTTATGGTTTTGAATTGGTTTCTTTTACTCATAATACAGGGCAGGTATCTACAGACGTTGGAGTTCCTCTCTATATAGTGTATAGTATTCTTCCGCTGACTGGGATCCTCTTAACCTTCAGATTTATGATTAAATTCTATGAAGCGGCAAGGAAGGCCGGCAAAGTTGGTAACGTTTCAGAAAGGAGATAA
- a CDS encoding TRAP transporter large permease, whose amino-acid sequence MLVALLFLLFVIFFLLNVPIAISLAMSTIALIVTTETFNLMMIPQRMFAGLNSATLMAIPGYVLAGVLMSRGGVSKYLIESLRSWIGHLPGGLSVVTILACMIFAAISGSSPATAAAIGAIMLPAMVEGGYPKRYAMGLIAAAGTLGILIPPSIPLIVYGVTADESIGKLFMAGMIPGVIMGSILVASAILYAKKNDYGHGRKYSWSERWKVSLKATPAALLPVVILGSIYSGVCTPTEAAVIAVFYTLIVSIFIYRELHLRDIRGILRETINTSSMIFLIIAAAMVFALYLTNNQIPNKVADWISNANLNIFLFFMVTQLLFFVMGTFLEAVSVILITLPILLPIIKQLGIDPIHFAIVMTVNMELAMITPPVGLNLFVVSSMSKEPLGEVVKGVLPFIVLMLAAMVSFVIFPEISTYIPRVLMD is encoded by the coding sequence ATGTTAGTAGCATTGTTATTTTTACTTTTCGTTATATTCTTTTTGCTGAACGTTCCTATTGCTATTAGTCTGGCAATGTCTACCATTGCCCTCATTGTAACTACCGAGACTTTCAACTTAATGATGATACCTCAGCGAATGTTTGCAGGACTTAATTCCGCAACGTTAATGGCCATACCGGGTTACGTTTTAGCAGGAGTTCTGATGTCCCGGGGAGGAGTATCAAAATATTTAATTGAGAGCTTAAGGTCTTGGATCGGACATTTACCTGGCGGGCTCTCCGTGGTAACCATTTTAGCCTGCATGATTTTTGCGGCCATATCCGGATCAAGTCCGGCAACCGCAGCAGCCATCGGGGCAATTATGCTTCCGGCAATGGTAGAGGGGGGGTATCCCAAACGCTATGCAATGGGCCTTATAGCCGCAGCCGGTACTCTAGGAATTTTAATACCCCCAAGTATTCCTTTGATTGTATATGGTGTAACAGCCGATGAATCCATCGGTAAGTTATTTATGGCTGGAATGATACCAGGCGTAATTATGGGGAGTATTCTGGTAGCATCGGCAATTCTCTATGCAAAGAAAAATGATTATGGGCATGGCAGGAAGTATTCTTGGTCTGAACGCTGGAAAGTGTCTCTAAAAGCCACACCTGCCGCCTTGTTGCCGGTGGTTATTTTAGGAAGCATCTACTCGGGAGTATGTACACCGACAGAAGCAGCAGTAATTGCCGTGTTTTACACCTTAATTGTTTCCATCTTTATCTACCGGGAGCTGCACTTAAGAGACATTCGAGGTATTCTGCGAGAAACAATTAATACTTCTTCCATGATCTTCTTGATCATTGCCGCCGCCATGGTTTTTGCACTCTATCTAACTAATAATCAAATACCCAATAAAGTTGCTGATTGGATTAGCAATGCAAATCTAAATATATTCTTATTTTTTATGGTTACCCAATTATTATTCTTCGTCATGGGTACATTTTTAGAAGCTGTTTCGGTTATCTTAATCACGTTGCCTATCCTGTTGCCAATCATCAAGCAGCTTGGCATAGATCCCATTCATTTTGCCATCGTTATGACGGTGAATATGGAATTAGCGATGATTACTCCGCCTGTTGGCTTAAATTTATTTGTCGTCAGTTCAATGTCGAAAGAACCTCTGGGAGAAGTCGTGAAAGGTGTACTTCCTTTTATTGTGCTGATGCTGGCGGCCATGGTTTCTTTTGTTATCTTTCCGGAAATCTCCACGTATATCCCGCGTGTGTTAATGGATTAA
- a CDS encoding response regulator has translation MNPIDLVLVEDDPMVMEVNAGFIKKIGGFKICGIAKTGKKALEIIRELRPRLVILDIYLPDLSGIQILQEIRKLGIPTDIILITAAQDVETVQAGLRFGVVDYIIKPFKFERISSALNHYLTYAEQFKNRGELNQEDLDRLVKILPVTENQKSREREELPKGLREITLQQVYNFLKASKIGLSAEEVAIGAGLARVTARRYLEYLEKINRVTLETQYGSVGRPINKYKALL, from the coding sequence ATGAATCCAATTGACTTAGTCCTGGTGGAGGATGATCCCATGGTAATGGAAGTCAATGCAGGATTTATTAAGAAAATAGGTGGCTTTAAAATTTGTGGCATAGCAAAGACAGGGAAAAAGGCGCTGGAAATTATTCGAGAGCTCAGGCCGCGTTTAGTAATTTTAGATATCTACTTGCCGGATTTAAGCGGCATTCAGATTTTACAAGAAATTCGAAAACTAGGAATACCAACGGATATCATTTTGATCACAGCAGCCCAGGATGTGGAGACCGTTCAAGCGGGCCTGCGTTTTGGCGTGGTGGATTATATTATTAAACCCTTTAAATTTGAACGAATCAGTTCAGCCTTAAATCATTATTTAACCTATGCTGAGCAATTTAAAAATCGCGGGGAATTAAATCAAGAGGATTTAGATCGTTTGGTAAAAATTCTCCCTGTCACTGAAAACCAAAAGAGCAGGGAGCGAGAAGAATTGCCTAAAGGATTGAGAGAAATCACCCTTCAACAGGTCTATAATTTTCTCAAAGCAAGCAAAATTGGGCTTTCTGCAGAAGAAGTAGCGATAGGAGCCGGCTTGGCAAGAGTCACTGCCCGCCGTTATTTAGAATACCTGGAAAAGATAAATAGGGTTACCCTGGAAACTCAATATGGATCCGTGGGCAGACCCATCAATAAATATAAGGCATTGCTGTAA
- a CDS encoding TRAP transporter substrate-binding protein has product MFKKKPLAVALSSVLVLALALVGCGTKTASTSEEKEVKPIIIKFSHVVTPDTPKGKAALKFKELAEQKTNGRVKVEVYPSSQLYGDKEELEACQSGNVQIIAPSVTKLVGLNPKFQYTDLPFLFPNNEAVYKFFASDAMKGLMNSLDKYNLQGLAVWPNGFKQFTNNKRPLITPDDFKGLKFRTQAGKVLEAQFKALGAGSATIPFGETYAALQQGTVDGQENTFNNIDTQKYQEIQKYLTVSNHGRIDYMIIVNKSFWSGLEPDIRKALDESMAEATKFAVEQADILDQKSKENLKNGGKLQFTELTPDQLAAFQKAMQPVYDEFESVISKELIDAAIKAGQN; this is encoded by the coding sequence ATGTTTAAGAAAAAACCGTTGGCAGTCGCTTTAAGTTCGGTACTTGTTTTAGCATTAGCTTTGGTTGGCTGTGGAACAAAAACTGCTTCAACAAGCGAAGAAAAGGAAGTCAAGCCGATTATTATTAAGTTCTCACATGTTGTAACACCGGATACTCCCAAGGGAAAGGCTGCCCTAAAGTTTAAGGAATTAGCAGAGCAGAAAACGAATGGAAGAGTGAAAGTGGAGGTATATCCTTCGTCACAGCTTTATGGAGATAAAGAAGAGTTAGAGGCTTGTCAATCAGGAAATGTGCAAATTATTGCCCCATCTGTAACAAAGCTAGTTGGCTTAAACCCTAAATTCCAGTACACGGACTTGCCCTTCTTGTTTCCCAATAATGAGGCTGTCTATAAATTCTTCGCTTCAGATGCAATGAAGGGGTTAATGAATTCGTTAGATAAGTATAATCTCCAAGGCTTAGCCGTCTGGCCCAATGGATTTAAGCAGTTTACAAATAATAAGCGGCCGTTAATAACTCCGGACGACTTTAAAGGATTAAAATTCAGAACTCAGGCCGGTAAAGTATTAGAAGCACAGTTCAAGGCTCTGGGGGCAGGCTCCGCAACCATTCCATTTGGCGAGACTTACGCAGCATTACAGCAAGGTACGGTAGACGGGCAAGAGAATACCTTTAATAATATTGATACTCAAAAATATCAAGAGATTCAAAAGTATCTCACAGTCTCCAATCATGGCCGAATTGATTACATGATTATTGTTAATAAGAGCTTTTGGTCAGGTTTAGAACCTGATATTCGCAAAGCATTAGATGAGTCAATGGCTGAAGCAACGAAATTTGCTGTGGAACAGGCTGACATACTTGATCAAAAGAGTAAGGAAAACTTAAAGAATGGCGGGAAATTGCAATTCACTGAACTTACTCCAGACCAGCTTGCAGCCTTCCAAAAAGCTATGCAACCTGTCTATGATGAATTTGAAAGCGTCATTAGTAAAGAGTTAATTGATGCTGCAATTAAAGCTGGACAAAACTAA